The following proteins are co-located in the Pomacea canaliculata isolate SZHN2017 linkage group LG10, ASM307304v1, whole genome shotgun sequence genome:
- the LOC112574269 gene encoding uncharacterized protein LOC112574269, whose protein sequence is MLNAQYSCITPGTAILIHSHTSGLHTGLFKREDHSLTSGTELHSERERRRKTHFYKMKTFCLLLALCLMLSLVARSADAVSDFDPADDEKEENHEKRGWSKFTSWARRGIRRLGSKIKKLG, encoded by the exons ATGCTAAATGCGCAATACTCATGCATCACTCCCGGTACTGCCATCCTGATCCACTCACATACAAGTGGTCTCCATACTGGACTATTTAAAAGAGAGGACCACTCCTTGACCTCAGGCACAGAGTTGCATTCAGAACGTGAACGAAGAAGGAAGACTCATTTCTACAAGATGAAGAccttctgtctgctgctggCCCTGTGCCTGATGCTCTCCCTTGTCGCGAGGAGCGCTGATGCTGTCTCGGACTTCGACCCTGCTGACgatgaaaaagaggaaaaccaTGAAAAACGAGGCTGGAGCAAGTTCACCAGTTGGGCTCGTCGGGGAATCAGACGTTTGGggagcaaaattaaaaaattag gctAA